The following proteins are encoded in a genomic region of Drosophila willistoni isolate 14030-0811.24 chromosome 3R, UCI_dwil_1.1, whole genome shotgun sequence:
- the LOC6651204 gene encoding calcium/calmodulin-dependent protein kinase kinase 1 isoform X2, translated as MDAKLQSSNSDIKPANGSSQAEQANNGRDILDGTQKTFYISCDVKTNDDDIVCETKNGCDYQRIGQIEMEKSLHKTLEAVHLDAKGNGEPELNIEGGTKPKHPNEKTDQNSMTESPAQRQYNVIGARKNRLEGNKESNQNPNSQKVKLNYPKLKQRQQNFVKSQSLDLYNEEGSLLSATHCMNSRLLPNISEHRSTDNPEQTLVDPAMSPQSKSVDQLEEVNGDLDTAQRPNLATTKLQSIETRPIYPNVPYSPYGSPFGSPRSNRRRPPLRESRRISIERSGSFLQLNQYKLMDQIGQGSYGLVKLAYSEEDSTHYAMKILSKKRLLRQAGLMRRGPKKATSPLDRVYREIAVLKKLDHPNVVKLVEVLDDPIEDSLYMVFELVKQGEVLSIPTDKPLTEERAWSVLRDVLLGLEYLHYQKIIHADLKPGNLLLTECGHVKIADLGVCNEFLGEDATMTNGSTAGTPAFRAPETLVLGQNVYCGRAADIWALGATLYSLVFGNVPFLANSIPLLYEKIKHDSVVFPTTPKISEDLRDCIVRMLDKNAGNRITLPQLKINKWVTKDGAYPLPTEDENCCLVQVDEEDINSVVRSIPKLDTLILIKTMLKNHSFGNPFMRGLSGKAPQPGGSRLERFVRAGRSNSAPGSYHMPVDRQPSMDKVLPSLTEHCASQNPEDT; from the exons ATGGATGCGAAACTTCAATCGTCGAACTCAGATATTAAACCAGCCAATGGTTCTAGCCAGGCCGAACAAGCTAATAATGGAAGGGATATATTAGATGGcacacaaaaaactttttatattaGTTGTGATGTCAAAACCAATGACGACGATATCGTCTGTGAAACAAAGAATGGTTGTGATTACCAAAGAATCGGGCAAATCGAAATGGAGAAATCATTGCATAAAACATTGGAAGCCGTTCACTTGGACGCCAAGGGTAATGGTGAACCAGAATTAAATATCGAAGGTGGTACAAAGCCCAAACATCCAAACGAGAAAACTGACCAAAATTCAATGACTGAAAGTCCAGCACAAAGGCAATATAATGTCATTGGTGCCCGAAAGAATCGGCTTGAAGGTAACAAGGAGTCAAATCAAAATCCAAACTCTCAAAAGGTGAAACTTAACTATCCAAAATTAAAGCAACGACAACAGAATTTTGTTAAATCCCAGTCCTTGGACTTGTACAATGAAGAAGGCTCTCTACTGAGTGCAACACACTGTATGAACTCTCGCCTGTTACCAAATATAAGTGAACATCGTTCTACTGATAATCCAGAACAAACTTTGGTAGATCCCGCAATGTCTCCACAATCGAAGAGCGTTGACCAGTTGGAAGAAGTTAATGGAGATCTGGATACTGCGCAGAGGCCAAATTTAGCTACAACTAAGCTTCAATCAATCGAAACCCGACCAATTTATCCAAATGTTCCATATAGTCCCTATGGTAGTCCTTTCGGCAGTCCTCGCTCCAATCGGCGGCGACCACCGCTACGGGAATCACGTAGAATATCAATAGAGAGATCCGGAAGTTTCCTTCAACTaaaccaatacaaactaatggACCAAATCGGACAG GGCTCTTATGGCCTTGTAAAGTTGGCATATTCTGAAGAAGATTCCACACATTATGCCATGAAAATATTATCAAAGAAACGACTTTTGCGACAAGCCGGTTTAATGAGACGTGGCCCCAAAAAAGCAACATCTCCGCTGGATCGTGTTTATAGAGAAATCGCTGTGCTCAAGAAACTAGATCATCCAAATGTTGTGAAATTGGTGGAAGTACTAGACGACCCCATCGAGGATTCGCTCTATATGGTATTCGAGTTGGTTAAACAGGGCGAAGTGCTAAGCATTCCAACCGATAAACCATTAACCGAAGAGCGCGCCTGGAGTGTGCTCCGTGATGTCCTTCTCGGATTGGAATACT TGCACTATCAAAAGATTATCCATGCTGACCTGAAGCCAGGCAATTTATTATTGACAGAATGTGGCCATGTGAAAATAGCTGATCTTGGTGTTTGCAATGAATTCCTAGGAGAAGATGCTACCATGACCAATGGATCGACAGCGGGAACGCCAGCATTTAGAGCCCCAGAGACTCTAGTTTTAGGCCAG AATGTTTATTGCGGAAGAGCTGCGGATATTTGGGCTTTGGGTGCAACATTATATTCTCTGGTCTTTGGCAATGTGCCATTTCTGGCTAACTCTATACCCTTGCTGTATGAGAAAATTAAACACGACTCTGTGGTTTTTCCAACGACGCCAAAAATAAGTGAAGATTTGAGGGATTGCATTGTCCGTATGCTTGATAAGAATGCTGGTAACAGGATTACATTGCCGCAATTAAAA ATAAACAAATGGGTTACCAAAGATGGTGCGTACCCCttgccaactgaagatgagAACTGTTGCTTGGTTCAAGTTGATGAAGAGGACATCAATTCTGTTGTCCGTAGTATACCCAAACTAGATACTCTCATACTGATCAAGACAATGTTGAAGAACCATTCGTTTGGCAATCCCTTCATGAGAGGTCTATCTGGCAAGGCACCACAGCCAGGAGGTTCGCGATTGGAGAGATTCGTGCGAGCCGGTCGATCTAATTCTGCGCCCGGTTCTTATCACATGCCAGTTGACAG GCAACCATCCATGGATAAAGTACTTCCATCCTTAACAGAGCATTGTGCAAGTCAAAATCCTGAGGACACATAA
- the LOC6651204 gene encoding calcium/calmodulin-dependent protein kinase kinase 1 isoform X1, producing the protein MDAKLQSSNSDIKPANGSSQAEQANNGRDILDGTQKTFYISCDVKTNDDDIVCETKNGCDYQRIGQIEMEKSLHKTLEAVHLDAKGNGEPELNIEGGTKPKHPNEKTDQNSMTESPAQRQYNVIGARKNRLEGNKESNQNPNSQKVKLNYPKLKQRQQNFVKSQSLDLYNEEGSLLSATHCMNSRLLPNISEHRSTDNPEQTLVDPAMSPQSKSVDQLEEVNGDLDTAQRPNLATTKLQSIETRPIYPNVPYSPYGSPFGSPRSNRRRPPLRESRRISIERSGSFLQLNQYKLMDQIGQGSYGLVKLAYSEEDSTHYAMKILSKKRLLRQAGLMRRGPKKATSPLDRVYREIAVLKKLDHPNVVKLVEVLDDPIEDSLYMVFELVKQGEVLSIPTDKPLTEERAWSVLRDVLLGLEYLHYQKIIHADLKPGNLLLTECGHVKIADLGVCNEFLGEDATMTNGSTAGTPAFRAPETLVLGQNVYCGRAADIWALGATLYSLVFGNVPFLANSIPLLYEKIKHDSVVFPTTPKISEDLRDCIVRMLDKNAGNRITLPQLKINKWVTKDGAYPLPTEDENCCLVQVDEEDINSVVRSIPKLDTLILIKTMLKNHSFGNPFMRGLSGKAPQPGGSRLERFVRAGRSNSAPGSYHMPVDRYKQPSMDKVLPSLTEHCASQNPEDT; encoded by the exons ATGGATGCGAAACTTCAATCGTCGAACTCAGATATTAAACCAGCCAATGGTTCTAGCCAGGCCGAACAAGCTAATAATGGAAGGGATATATTAGATGGcacacaaaaaactttttatattaGTTGTGATGTCAAAACCAATGACGACGATATCGTCTGTGAAACAAAGAATGGTTGTGATTACCAAAGAATCGGGCAAATCGAAATGGAGAAATCATTGCATAAAACATTGGAAGCCGTTCACTTGGACGCCAAGGGTAATGGTGAACCAGAATTAAATATCGAAGGTGGTACAAAGCCCAAACATCCAAACGAGAAAACTGACCAAAATTCAATGACTGAAAGTCCAGCACAAAGGCAATATAATGTCATTGGTGCCCGAAAGAATCGGCTTGAAGGTAACAAGGAGTCAAATCAAAATCCAAACTCTCAAAAGGTGAAACTTAACTATCCAAAATTAAAGCAACGACAACAGAATTTTGTTAAATCCCAGTCCTTGGACTTGTACAATGAAGAAGGCTCTCTACTGAGTGCAACACACTGTATGAACTCTCGCCTGTTACCAAATATAAGTGAACATCGTTCTACTGATAATCCAGAACAAACTTTGGTAGATCCCGCAATGTCTCCACAATCGAAGAGCGTTGACCAGTTGGAAGAAGTTAATGGAGATCTGGATACTGCGCAGAGGCCAAATTTAGCTACAACTAAGCTTCAATCAATCGAAACCCGACCAATTTATCCAAATGTTCCATATAGTCCCTATGGTAGTCCTTTCGGCAGTCCTCGCTCCAATCGGCGGCGACCACCGCTACGGGAATCACGTAGAATATCAATAGAGAGATCCGGAAGTTTCCTTCAACTaaaccaatacaaactaatggACCAAATCGGACAG GGCTCTTATGGCCTTGTAAAGTTGGCATATTCTGAAGAAGATTCCACACATTATGCCATGAAAATATTATCAAAGAAACGACTTTTGCGACAAGCCGGTTTAATGAGACGTGGCCCCAAAAAAGCAACATCTCCGCTGGATCGTGTTTATAGAGAAATCGCTGTGCTCAAGAAACTAGATCATCCAAATGTTGTGAAATTGGTGGAAGTACTAGACGACCCCATCGAGGATTCGCTCTATATGGTATTCGAGTTGGTTAAACAGGGCGAAGTGCTAAGCATTCCAACCGATAAACCATTAACCGAAGAGCGCGCCTGGAGTGTGCTCCGTGATGTCCTTCTCGGATTGGAATACT TGCACTATCAAAAGATTATCCATGCTGACCTGAAGCCAGGCAATTTATTATTGACAGAATGTGGCCATGTGAAAATAGCTGATCTTGGTGTTTGCAATGAATTCCTAGGAGAAGATGCTACCATGACCAATGGATCGACAGCGGGAACGCCAGCATTTAGAGCCCCAGAGACTCTAGTTTTAGGCCAG AATGTTTATTGCGGAAGAGCTGCGGATATTTGGGCTTTGGGTGCAACATTATATTCTCTGGTCTTTGGCAATGTGCCATTTCTGGCTAACTCTATACCCTTGCTGTATGAGAAAATTAAACACGACTCTGTGGTTTTTCCAACGACGCCAAAAATAAGTGAAGATTTGAGGGATTGCATTGTCCGTATGCTTGATAAGAATGCTGGTAACAGGATTACATTGCCGCAATTAAAA ATAAACAAATGGGTTACCAAAGATGGTGCGTACCCCttgccaactgaagatgagAACTGTTGCTTGGTTCAAGTTGATGAAGAGGACATCAATTCTGTTGTCCGTAGTATACCCAAACTAGATACTCTCATACTGATCAAGACAATGTTGAAGAACCATTCGTTTGGCAATCCCTTCATGAGAGGTCTATCTGGCAAGGCACCACAGCCAGGAGGTTCGCGATTGGAGAGATTCGTGCGAGCCGGTCGATCTAATTCTGCGCCCGGTTCTTATCACATGCCAGTTGACAGGTATAA GCAACCATCCATGGATAAAGTACTTCCATCCTTAACAGAGCATTGTGCAAGTCAAAATCCTGAGGACACATAA
- the LOC26528979 gene encoding uncharacterized protein LOC26528979 codes for MKLAWTTIIICIWLAQCLKGNVNAIRYMPRLEGATYAIRGDYVPMKFYDSLRTSDRSKQELQNKLRNFLENLQKNLTTSTLLSGLDTSISSTQNHFLKLQELSTFFHDASETAGLFARDSEIFYEVTKNSSYALLLKLRQVPMAQPTEIKILLTNYFAEMEFFHIMFSEIMDEALEYTQNVLRAIQKVFIYYADAQRYILQDWNLKPNMVCCKMYMDFLQLYSAQIFKCAADHELNIAYDVYAMAETNAKYIMRQLEFRIQRLFNCFLFKSYQIRCQFLLNAEHDFEKLFSKLEELETYFDIKTKRGRVSALRFRRNFQNENDIIESRVEIADCLPKDFPHGQMQKDLKSCFYFVDKKQPISV; via the coding sequence ATGAAATTGGCTTGGACAACAATAATTATCTGCATTTGGCTGGCTCAGTGCCTGAAGGGAAATGTGAATGCGATCCGATATATGCCACGATTGGAAGGTGCTACCTATGCCATTAGGGGAGATTATGTTCCGATGAAATTCTACGATAGTCTGCGTACCTCGGACAGGAGCAAGCAAGAGTTGCAAAATAAATTGCGCAATTTTTTGGAAAATCTACAAAAAAATCTAACCACCTCAACGCTTCTTAGTGGTTTGGATACCAGCATTTCGAGCACACAAAATCATTTCCTTAAATTGCAAGAATTATCAACATTTTTCCATGATGCATCCGAGACAGCGGGTTTATTTGCCCGAGACAGTGAAATATTCTATGAGGTGACAAAAAACTCAAGCTATGCCCTCTTGCTTAAACTGCGACAAGTTCCGATGGCCCAACCGACTGAGATTAAGATATTACTTACTAATTACTTTGCTGAAATGGAATTTTTTCACATAATGTTCTCTGAAATAATGGACGAGGCTTTGGAGTACACACAAAACGTGTTACGTGCCATACAAAAGGTATTCATATATTATGCCGATGCTCAGCGTTATATACTGCAGGATTGGAATCTAAAACCAAATATGGTATGCTGCAAAATGTATATGGATTTTTTGCAACTCTATTCGGCTCAAATATTCAAGTGTGCAGCCGATCACGAACTGAATATTGCCTACGATGTGTATGCCATGGCGGAAACAAATGCCAAATATATCATGAGGCAACTGGAGTTTCGTATTCAACGTTTATTCAATTGTTTTCTCTTCAAAAGCTATCAAATACGCTGCCAGTTTCTACTAAATGCTGAGCATGACTTTGAGAAACTATTCAGTAAGCTGGAAGAACTGGAAACATATTTTGACATCAAGACCAAAAGAGGACGTGTATCGGCTTTAAGATTTCGACGGAACTTCCAGAACGAGAATGACATAATAGAGTCACGTGTGGAGATTGCAGATTGTCTGCCAAAAGACTTTCCCCATGGACAAATgcaaaaagatttaaaatccTGTTTCTATTTTGTAGATAAAAAACAACCGATTTCAGTGTAA